A single Mastomys coucha isolate ucsf_1 chromosome X, UCSF_Mcou_1, whole genome shotgun sequence DNA region contains:
- the Tsc22d3 gene encoding TSC22 domain family protein 3 isoform X1, translated as MNTEMYQTPMEVAVYQLHNFSISFFSSLLGGDVVSVKLDNSASGASVVALDNKIEQAMDLVKNHLMYAVREEVEILKEQIRELVEKNSQLERENTLLKTLASPEQLEKFQSRLSPEEPAPEAPETPETPEAPGGSAV; from the exons ATGAACACCGAAATGTATCAGACCCCCATGGAGGTGGCGGTCTATCAGCTGCAcaatttctccatctccttcttctcttctctgcttggAGGGGATGTGGTTTCCGTTAAACTGGATAACAG TGCCTCCGGAGCCAGTGTGGTGGCCCTAGACAACAAGATTGAGCAGGCCATG GATCTAGTGAAGAATCATCTGATGTATGctgtgagagaggaggtggaaatCCTAAAGGAGCAGATTCGTGAGCTGGTTGAGAAGAACTCCCAGCTGGAGCGTGAAAATACCCTCCTGAAGACGCTGGCAAGCCCAGAGCAACTGGAAAAGTTCCAGTCCCGACTGAGCCCCGAAGAGCCAGCACCTGAAGCCCCAGAAACCCCAGAAACCCCAGAAGCCCCTGGTGGTTCTGCGGTGTAA
- the Tsc22d3 gene encoding TSC22 domain family protein 3 isoform X2 encodes MDLVKNHLMYAVREEVEILKEQIRELVEKNSQLERENTLLKTLASPEQLEKFQSRLSPEEPAPEAPETPETPEAPGGSAV; translated from the exons ATG GATCTAGTGAAGAATCATCTGATGTATGctgtgagagaggaggtggaaatCCTAAAGGAGCAGATTCGTGAGCTGGTTGAGAAGAACTCCCAGCTGGAGCGTGAAAATACCCTCCTGAAGACGCTGGCAAGCCCAGAGCAACTGGAAAAGTTCCAGTCCCGACTGAGCCCCGAAGAGCCAGCACCTGAAGCCCCAGAAACCCCAGAAACCCCAGAAGCCCCTGGTGGTTCTGCGGTGTAA